Proteins encoded together in one Triticum dicoccoides isolate Atlit2015 ecotype Zavitan chromosome 7B, WEW_v2.0, whole genome shotgun sequence window:
- the LOC119338111 gene encoding signal recognition particle receptor subunit beta-like has translation MDEWVRQAEEWAGQAERWIRQQPPEQIYVAVAVIAVTILVLLAASCLKSSKPNTIVLSGLSGSGKTILFYQLRDGSSHQGTVTSMDPNNDTFVLNSELERKGKVKPVHVVDVPGHARLKPKLDEFLPRAAGVVFVVDAQDFLSSMQAAAEYLYDILTKATVVKKRVPVLIFCNKTDKVTAHSKEFIKKQLEKEVNKLRESRNAISSADITDEVELGVPGEAFNFSQCQNKVTVAEGAGLTGNVSAVEQFIREHVRA, from the exons ATGGATGAGTGGGTTCGCCAGGCCGAGGAGTGGGCGGGCCAGGCCGAGCGCTGGATCCGCCAGCAGCCCCCGGAGCAGATTTACGTCGCCGTCGCCGTGATTGCCGTCACAATTCTGGTGCTCCTCGCAG CTTCTTGTCTGAAATCATCGAAACCAAACACCATTGTGCTATCCGGGCTAAGTGGAAGTGGTAAAACTATTCTTTTCTACCAG CTTCGCGATGGATCATCTCATCAAGGAACTGTGACATCGATGGATCCTAACAATGATACGTTTGTGCTAAATTCAGAGCTTGAAAGG AAAGGCAAAGTAAAACCTGTCCATGTTGTTGATGTTCCTGGTCATGCAAGACTGAAACCCAAGCTGGATGAATTCCTGCCTCGGGCAGCTGGAGTTGTTTTTGTTGTTGATGCTCAGGATTTCTTGTCTAGCATGCAAGCTGCTGCAGA GTACTTATATGACATTTTGACGAAGGCTACTGTGGTGAAGAAAAGGGTTCCTGTTCTTATATTCTGCAATAAAACAGACAAAGTTACGGCTCACTCGAAGGAGTTCATCAAGAAGCAGCTGGAAAAAGAAGT GAACAAGCTTCGGGAATCGAGGAATGCCATATCATCTGCTGACATCACTGATGAAGTCGAGCTTGGTGTCCCTGGAGAGGCATTCAACTTCAGTCAATGCCAGAACAAGGTGACAGTTGCTGAAGGCGCTGGTCTCACCGGCAATGTTTCAGCAGTCGAGCAATTCATCCGCGAGCACGTCAGGGCTTAG